The genome window TGAATTTTACGAAGTCATTTATTTTTACTTCTGCGCGCATTTCTACTTCTAATTCGTTTCCGTAATCCGCGACTTTGTCTTTGTATCTTTTTTCATCATAATCATATTCTCTTTCTTTGAACCAATGTCTTAATCCTTTGTAAATAGCGTCTAAATCATATATTCCTTTATGACGTACTTCTATTGTTGGAATTGGTTCGCTTATGCTTATTTAAATCACCTTTTTTATTCTTAATTTATCAGAGCGAACTTATAAATGTTTCTTCTTTTGTTTTTTTTTTCACTAATTATTTATAATAATTAATATTTCTTTGTTTTTATGTACAAGGAAAGATTATTGGTGGAATTGAAAAAATTAAAGAGTTCTTTATCAAGTGATGATAAGCCTGTGGCTGTTCAGCTCCCTGAGGGGTTGAAGCAGTATTCTACTCTTGTGTTGGATGAATTGTGTGATTTTGATCCTGTTTTATTTGTTGATCCTATGTATGGTGCGTGTGATTTAAGAGATGAGGAAGCTAAGAAGTTTGGTTGTAATTTGTTGATTCATTTTGGTCATGCTTTTATGGGCAAGCCTAAGATTAAGACTTTGTTTGTTCATGTTTCTTATTTGTTTAATGATGAAGAATTATTTTTTTTGGTTGATGAAGTTAAAAAATTAAATTTAGGTTCTGTTAATCTCGTTACTACTATTAATTTTTTGGATGAAATTCCTAGAATTAAGGATGAATTAAAAAAAATAGGTGTTGTTGTTCTTGATTCTAAGAGTTCTAGTCACGTAACTAATAATCATGTTCTTGGTTGTGATTCTTCTACGATTGTTGATGTTGGTGAGCCTGTTGTTTTTGTTGGTGATGGTGATTTTCATCCTAATAATCTTGGTTTTGTTCATAAAAACGTTGATGTTTTTGTTATTGATCCTGTTCATAGAAAATCTAAGAAATTAGTTATTAGTGATTTGTTTATTAAGCAGAGGTACGCGTTGGTTGCTAAGGCTAAGTCTTGTAATTCTTTTGGTATATTTGTTAGTGGTAAGCAAGGTCAGTTTCGTTTAAGATTTGCTAGGTTTATTAAGGATAAATTAGAGAAGCTTGGTAAGAAGGCTTACATTTTTGGTTGTGATTATGTTAATGAGGATTACGTTGAGGGTGTTAGTGTTGATTGTTATGTTAATACTGCTTGTCCTAGGATTGCGTATGATGATCATGCTAATTTTAGGAAGCCTATTATTACTCCTCAAGAAGTTTTCTTGTTGGAAGATATTCATAATGAATTAAAAATTGATCAGATTCATGAATTAGAGGATTTTTATTAGTTTGTTTCACCAAAAATATTTAAGTAAGCTTTGTAATTCTTGTTTGTATGAATGATATAATTATTGGCAGAGATTCTAGTGATAGAAAAAAATTTGGTGATAAAGGCATTATTCTTCTTGGTAAGCACTACGTGAAGATGGGTAGGACTACTTCTTTGTCTAATCGTGTTTTTATGGATGTTACGCGTAGTCACGTCATTTTTATTTGTGGTAAGCGTGGTGGTGGTAAGTCTTATACGTTAGGTGTTATCGCGGAGGGTGTTTCTGATTTGCCTGAGGAAGTTAAGCAGAATGTTTCTATTATTTTGTTGGATACTATGGGTGTTTATTGGACTATGAAGTATCCTAATAAGCAAGATAAGGATTTGTTAGAGGAGTGGGGTTTAGAACCTAAGGGTTTGGATGTTAAGATTTTTACGCCCACTGGTTTTTTTGATACTTTTAGGGAGAAGAATATTCCTACTGATTTTCCTTTTTCTATTCAGCCTTCTGAGTTGAATGGTGGTGATTGGATTACTACTTTTGGTATTAAGCCTGAGGATCATGTTGGTGTTTTGATTGAGCGTATAATTTATGAATTAAAAGAGATAGGTAATAATTATAGTGTTAAAGATATTATTAAGCGCATCGATGATGATAAGGATTCTGATCCTGTTACTAAGAGTGCGGCGAAGAATCGTTTCTTGTCTGCGGATAAGTGGGGTTTGTTTGATGAGCGCGGTACGCCTTTGTCTAAGTTGGCTATGGCTGGTCAAGTAACTGTTCTTGATTTGTCTTGTTATGCTACTATGTCTGGTTCTTGGAATATTAAGAACTTGGTTGTTGGTCTTATTGCTGATAAGTTATTCGTGCAGAGGATGGTTGCGCGTAAGGATGAGGAATTCGTTGAGTTGCATAAAGCTATGAATCCTTATTCTGATGATTATAAGGAGAAGCAAGAGGAGCCTTTGGTTTGGTTAGTGATTGATGAGGCTCATGAGTTTCTGCCTAAGGATGAGAAGACTCTTGCTACTGATCCTTTGATTACGATTCTTAGGGAGGGTCGTCAGCCTGGTATTTCTTTGATTCTTGCTACTCAGCAACCTGGTAAGATTCATACGGATGTTATGACTCAGTCTGACACGGTTCTTGCTCATAGGATTACTGCTAAGCTTGATACTGAGGCTCTTGGTACTTTGATGCAGAGTTATATGCGTACTGGTTTAGTGGGTGAGTTGGATGATTTGCCTAGGGAGAAGGGTGCCGCGGTTATTTTTGATGATACTAACGAGAAATTATATCCTATGAGGGTTAGGCCTAGGTTTACTTGGCATGGGGGTAGTTCGCCTATTGCGATTCATTCTAAGAAGGAGGATTGATTATTCGTGGGTGAAGTTGTTGATAAGAAGGATGTTGTTTTGATGAAGCAATGTATTGATGATGCTAAGCTTATTGTTTTTGAGAAGCGTTTATTGGAGTCTCAGTCTTCTGTTGTTAGTATCGCTGTTGCTCTTTTTGAGTCTAGGAGTAGGGGTAAGTAATTGAGATTGATTAATAATTTCGTTGTTAGGGTTTTTTGTAAGTCTGGGGAGGATGAACAACTAATTAAGGAAGGTCTTCTTAGGGTTGCTGGTTTTAGTTTTGAGGATTTGGAGCGTGAGAAACTAGTTATTTCTAGGTGTGTCGCTAAAGGTTTTGATGATAAAATTATTATTTTTGAGTTGTTTTTGCAGAAGCCTAGGCATTTGGGTGTTGCTTTGAATAATTTGGTTAATAATTTGTCTGTTAAGGATAAGGGTTTTTTGTGTGCTCAAGATAATAGGTTAGATGATAATCTTGATTTTTATTTGAGGTTGTTAAAACCTGGGATTCTCGAAGATTTTTTTGAATTAACCGATTCTGGTGATTGTTTTCATGTAAAATTTAATGTTGCTTCGTTTCCTAAAAACAAGGTTGTTGCTAAGCAAAACATTAATAAGCTTTTTTCTTAATTCTTTTTTTTTATGATTGGTTCAAATAAGAATTTTGTTCATGTTTTGTTTGTTGAGTACTTAGTTTTGTTTTCTATTATTTTTATTCCTGTTTATACTTTGTTGTTTGGTTTGAAGAAGTCGCCTTTTGAGTATACGCTTAGTATGATTGGTAATTGGTATGGTTTTCAGAAGTCTTTTATTATTTGGGGTGTTATCACTGCTGTTTTGTTGTTTTTTGTTATAATTCACATTTTTAGGAGAACTAAGTTTCAGAATAAGAAAGCGTATAGGTTTCTGTATTTTTCTGCTATTTTTTTGATTTTAACTGTTTTTGTTCCTACTATTCATGATGAACCTATTCCTAAGGAGTTGAGAAGTTTAGATTTTAATATTCACGCTGTTTTAGGTGTTTTATTCGCTGTTTTTCTTATTGTTTCTTTGTTGTTGTTTTCTAAGTATTTATCTTTGGTTGATAAGGAGTTGTCTGTTAAGTCTTTTCGTTTGATTTTGTTTTGTGTTGGTGGTTCTGTTTTTACTCTTACTGTTTTTGGTATGACTGGTATTTTTGAATTATTCTTTTTTATTTCTTTATCTGTTTTTCTTTTGATTATTAATAAGGATTTGAAATCTCATAGAAAAGTTTAAATATGGTTGAATAAGTCATTTTTTTTGGGGGGGTTTTAATAGTGAATAAGAAATTACTGTTGTCTTTTTTGATTTTGATGATTTTGTTTTCTTCTGTTGTATTTGCTGCTCCTCAAGTAATTGTTAATTCTGCTGATTGGCGCGATGTTTATTCTGGTTTGCTTTATGCTCGTCTTGATGGTAAGCAAGGTCATTTCTTGACTAGTACTAGGCACGCGTCTATTATTCTTGGTAGTATTTCTCGTGCTTCTGAGAGCATCGAAGTTTTTACGTCTAGGAATAATCCTTATATTGCTAATTATCAGCCTATTCTTGTTAATGAGGGTTTTCAGAATATTCAAGAGTTCAGGGTTAGGAGTGGTAACTTAGAGATTCTTGATTTGCTTCCTAGTGTTGATAAGTTCATAATTGTTGATGATTCTTATGGTTATAATGCTATCTCTGTTGCTCCTTTGGCTTCTCTTGGTCGTTATTATGTGTTGTTTTCTAATCGTAATAATGTTAATCAAATAGTTAATGTTTTAGAGGATAGGAATGTTCGTGAATTAATTATTTATGGTCAAGTGGATAGGTCTTTAAGGTCTTCTTTAGAAGTTTATGATCCTTTAATTATTAATACTGGTGATAGGTTTGATAATAACATTATTTTGGTTGAGAAGTATCAAGAGGTTTATCGTAGCATTCATGGTCAGTCTAGGCGCCAAGTGATTCTTACTAATGGGGAGTTCATAGAGTCTAGTATTATGAGTGGTGCTGATCCTGTTTTGTTTATTGGCTTTGCTAACGTGCCTGATCAAGTTAGGAGTTATATTTCTAGGAGCGAATTAGAGGTTGGTACGCTTATTGGTAATGAGTTGATTGGCGCGGCTACTTTTATTAGGCGTCAAACTGGTCTTAGTGTTTTCGTTAAGTTTGGTCAGGGTGCTCGTGTTCCTGAGGGCGCGATTGCGCAAGTTGAGGATCTTGATAGGTTTCCTATTCCTAGGTATGATTTGAATCTTGGTATTGTCGTCGCGGTTGTTAATACTGCTACTAATAATTTAGAGGTTACTTATAGGAATTTTGCGCCTGTTTCTACTTATTTTTTACCTATTAGTATGCGCGTCACTGATGGTCAGAGTTCTAGTATTGTTGATATAATTGATGTTATTCCTACGTTTATTGATGGTAATGATTTTAAGACTGTTATTTATCCTTTGCTTGATGGTGATGGTGAGCGTATTGATTTGTTTGGTGATAATAAGTCTTTAGAGCTTAGCGTGATTTATGGTGAGTCTCCTAAGGCGTTGGAGCAGACTCTTGAAACCGTTGTTCCTCTTTCTGAGATAAGTGTTATTGATGGTGCTGAGTTGGATATTGTTGATGTTTCTTTTAGTGCTAGGAATAGCCGATTCTTGATTAAGGTTAGGAACATAGGTGATGTTGATGTTTATGCTACTGCTGAAATTGTGGAGTTGATAGTTGATGGTGAATCTCTTATTTTTGGTACTGATCAAATTATTAGTTTAAGGCCTGGTAAATCAGGAACTATTAGTGTTGATACAACGATGGAGGAAGAAGATATTCCTTTTAATGAGAAGATTCGCGTTAAGGTTCTTTATGGTGAGCGTGAGAATTCTTTGATTAAAGTCAAGGAAGGATTGTTTGACTTCAAGTATGAATCTGTTGATTTGATGT of Candidatus Woesearchaeota archaeon contains these proteins:
- the dph2 gene encoding diphthamide biosynthesis enzyme Dph2, with translation MVELKKLKSSLSSDDKPVAVQLPEGLKQYSTLVLDELCDFDPVLFVDPMYGACDLRDEEAKKFGCNLLIHFGHAFMGKPKIKTLFVHVSYLFNDEELFFLVDEVKKLNLGSVNLVTTINFLDEIPRIKDELKKIGVVVLDSKSSSHVTNNHVLGCDSSTIVDVGEPVVFVGDGDFHPNNLGFVHKNVDVFVIDPVHRKSKKLVISDLFIKQRYALVAKAKSCNSFGIFVSGKQGQFRLRFARFIKDKLEKLGKKAYIFGCDYVNEDYVEGVSVDCYVNTACPRIAYDDHANFRKPIITPQEVFLLEDIHNELKIDQIHELEDFY
- a CDS encoding ATP-binding protein; its protein translation is MNDIIIGRDSSDRKKFGDKGIILLGKHYVKMGRTTSLSNRVFMDVTRSHVIFICGKRGGGKSYTLGVIAEGVSDLPEEVKQNVSIILLDTMGVYWTMKYPNKQDKDLLEEWGLEPKGLDVKIFTPTGFFDTFREKNIPTDFPFSIQPSELNGGDWITTFGIKPEDHVGVLIERIIYELKEIGNNYSVKDIIKRIDDDKDSDPVTKSAAKNRFLSADKWGLFDERGTPLSKLAMAGQVTVLDLSCYATMSGSWNIKNLVVGLIADKLFVQRMVARKDEEFVELHKAMNPYSDDYKEKQEEPLVWLVIDEAHEFLPKDEKTLATDPLITILREGRQPGISLILATQQPGKIHTDVMTQSDTVLAHRITAKLDTEALGTLMQSYMRTGLVGELDDLPREKGAAVIFDDTNEKLYPMRVRPRFTWHGGSSPIAIHSKKED
- a CDS encoding DUF998 domain-containing protein; the encoded protein is MIGSNKNFVHVLFVEYLVLFSIIFIPVYTLLFGLKKSPFEYTLSMIGNWYGFQKSFIIWGVITAVLLFFVIIHIFRRTKFQNKKAYRFLYFSAIFLILTVFVPTIHDEPIPKELRSLDFNIHAVLGVLFAVFLIVSLLLFSKYLSLVDKELSVKSFRLILFCVGGSVFTLTVFGMTGIFELFFFISLSVFLLIINKDLKSHRKV